The following proteins are co-located in the Komagataeibacter sp. FNDCF1 genome:
- the cobJ gene encoding precorrin-3B C(17)-methyltransferase gives MTDSTGRIFVVGLGPGNTAQRTPEADAALAQATDLIGYAPYVARVEAGPDVVRHASDNRVELDRARHAVELALAGRTVAVVSGGDAGVFGMASAVFEAIDHGPAAWRGVEVTVIPGLSAVLAAAARLGAPLGGDFCVISLSDNLKPREVVHRRLAAAAGAGLVIALYNPRSRARPDQLGEAFALLRTILPGTVPVAFARAIGRADERVILTDIAHADAGQVDMSTLVLVGCPLTHVITRTNGEKWLYTARSVAAPCA, from the coding sequence ATGACGGACAGCACGGGCCGGATTTTTGTCGTGGGGCTGGGCCCGGGCAATACAGCCCAGCGCACGCCCGAGGCCGATGCGGCCCTGGCGCAGGCCACCGACCTGATCGGCTACGCCCCCTATGTGGCCCGCGTTGAAGCCGGGCCGGACGTGGTGCGCCACGCCAGCGACAACCGCGTGGAACTGGACCGCGCGCGCCATGCGGTGGAACTGGCGCTGGCGGGCCGGACCGTGGCCGTCGTATCGGGTGGGGATGCAGGCGTTTTTGGCATGGCCAGTGCGGTGTTCGAGGCCATTGACCACGGCCCCGCCGCATGGCGCGGGGTGGAGGTTACGGTCATTCCCGGCCTGTCTGCCGTGCTGGCGGCGGCAGCCCGGCTGGGGGCCCCGCTGGGGGGGGATTTCTGTGTCATTTCGCTGTCCGACAACCTCAAGCCGCGTGAGGTCGTCCACCGCAGGCTGGCGGCCGCGGCCGGGGCGGGGCTGGTCATCGCGTTGTACAATCCGCGCTCAAGGGCACGGCCGGACCAGTTGGGCGAGGCCTTTGCCCTGCTGCGCACCATCCTGCCCGGCACGGTGCCGGTCGCCTTCGCGCGCGCCATCGGCCGTGCGGATGAACGCGTGATCCTGACCGACATCGCCCATGCCGACGCCGGGCAGGTGGACATGAGCACGCTGGTGCTGGTCGGCTGCCCGCTGACCCATGTCATTACCCGCACAAACGGGGAAAAATGGCTCTATACCGCCCGCAGCGTGGCGGCCCCGTGCGCGTGA
- a CDS encoding cobalt-precorrin-6A reductase, protein MRVLVLGGTTEARQLYGLLERHATRFYTTVSLAGVTRAPVLPALEVRIGGFGGAEGLRDWLLAHHIGAVVDATHPFATQISGNAVHACAAAHVPLLRVERPGWIPAPDDHWTIVPDMQAAARALGTRPRRVLLTVGRKDLLPFAGAGLHDWLLRSVDRPDDSLLPPGCRVLLARGPFDEAGEEALLRQERIGVIVTKNSGGSATYAKLAAARRLGVAVIMVARPPVAAARTVADAAGAMAWLDGLHAHGAATLRAV, encoded by the coding sequence ATGCGGGTTCTGGTTCTGGGCGGCACAACGGAGGCAAGGCAGCTTTACGGGCTGCTGGAACGCCACGCCACGCGTTTTTACACCACTGTTTCGCTGGCCGGTGTCACGCGTGCGCCCGTGCTCCCGGCGCTGGAAGTCCGCATTGGCGGCTTTGGCGGGGCGGAAGGGCTGCGTGACTGGCTGCTGGCGCACCACATCGGGGCAGTGGTGGACGCCACTCACCCTTTTGCCACGCAAATCAGCGGCAATGCGGTACACGCCTGTGCGGCAGCGCATGTGCCGCTGCTGCGCGTGGAGCGGCCCGGCTGGATCCCTGCGCCAGATGACCACTGGACCATCGTGCCCGACATGCAGGCCGCCGCCCGCGCGCTGGGTACCAGACCCCGGCGCGTCCTGCTGACGGTCGGCCGCAAGGACCTGCTGCCTTTTGCCGGTGCCGGTCTGCATGACTGGTTGCTTCGCAGTGTCGATCGTCCCGATGACAGCCTGCTGCCACCGGGCTGCCGGGTGCTGCTGGCACGTGGCCCCTTTGATGAAGCGGGTGAGGAAGCCCTGCTGCGCCAGGAGCGGATCGGGGTGATCGTGACCAAGAACTCCGGCGGCAGCGCCACATATGCCAAGCTGGCGGCGGCGCGCAGGCTGGGGGTGGCGGTGATCATGGTGGCCCGTCCCCCCGTGGCTGCCGCCCGTACCGTGGCGGATGCTGCTGGCGCCATGGCATGGCTGGACGGGCTTCACGCGCACGGGGCCGCCACGCTGCGGGCGGTATAG